CATCTCAAGATCCTTTGGAAGATCCTTTGGATCTCATCTCAAGATCCTTTGGAAGAACATGCGGATCTCAAGATCCTGTGGATAATCCAAGCTAAGAAGTCTCCATTCAGAATATGTAGGCACAATCTTTTTTGTGAAGACAGACGTGTGACGTAACTTGATCTTGGTTATGGCAGACTTTACCTCCCGAGAGAAGGAGTTGCTTCACCTCGTTTTCTCTCCCAAATCGGTGGAAATGCTGACAGAGGCGTTTCCCGAAACCGATTCGTCTGACTGGGAATCAATCTATGCAAAGATACTGGGCCGGGCCGAGGGCGGAAACGAGTTGATCCTGTACGTTGACGGCTCTTCAAATGCCCTGACGCGATCGGCCGGGATCGGGGGTGTCCTCCTTTCCTCAAGCAAGGATGACGATGAAAGGGAAGAGATCTTGACCTTTTCCGAAAACATTGGGGAAGCCACGAACAATGTGGCTGAATACTCAGCTCTCATCAGGGGATTGGAGTATGCAAGAGAGCTGAAAGGAAAGAAGATTTCCGTTTTCAGCGATAGTGAGTTGATGGTTAACCAGCTGAAACTTGAGTACAAAGTAAAGAGTGACCGACTCATGAAGCTCTATTCCGAAGCCATGGACCTCTTCGACCAGTTTGATTCTTGGAATATCGGTCACATCCCACGGAGTAAGAATCGCAAGGCGGATATTCTGAGCAATCAGGCGCTGAAAAAACCCGTCCGGGAGGTTTCCAGTCAGCCCCGGGAGGATCGACAGAAATGAAGGCGCTGGTGACAGCAGGAGGCCATGGAACTCGATTGAGGCCCATTACTCACACAAAAAACAAGCATTTGATCCCCATCGCCAACAAACCTATGCTCATGTACGCCCTGGAGTATATTCGCGATGCGGGAATTTCCCAGGTGGGTATCGTGGTAAACGAAGATGATAGAGAAATTGAGACACTATTTGGAACCGGAAAGGAGTTGGGAATTTCTATTACGTACATTCCGCAGGAGGCACCTCTTGGCCTGGCCCATGTGGTCAAGACCTCTGAACCGTTCATTGGCCGGGAAAAGTTTATTTTTTATCTGGGTGACAATATACTGGTAGGTGGCATCGGTAAATTCATCAAGGAATTTGAGTCCAACGGATCGAATTGTCATCTCGTGTTGAGCCGGGTTCCTGATCCCCAGAGATTTGGTGTTCCCGAAGTTGTT
Above is a genomic segment from Candidatus Neomarinimicrobiota bacterium containing:
- a CDS encoding ribonuclease HI family protein, whose translation is MLHLVFSPKSVEMLTEAFPETDSSDWESIYAKILGRAEGGNELILYVDGSSNALTRSAGIGGVLLSSSKDDDEREEILTFSENIGEATNNVAEYSALIRGLEYARELKGKKISVFSDSELMVNQLKLEYKVKSDRLMKLYSEAMDLFDQFDSWNIGHIPRSKNRKADILSNQALKKPVREVSSQPREDRQK